Proteins co-encoded in one Candidatus Limnocylindrales bacterium genomic window:
- a CDS encoding acetoacetate decarboxylase family protein, with protein MATAARAQDPTAAPVVIQGKAVPFPVVVRDACSSAATYVVDARAARAMLPGDELDVVEIAPAKALFSLACIDYRDNDLGDYNEVSFAFFVRERRAPRGIPYLGTVLDFLRSRVSTYIVWLPVDQAFTREAGEKMWGFPKTLESIDFSHDGPRAVCTLRSQGKLVLTYSAPRSGKRELPETTMSTYTHRSGRAHATRFASKASGVGFSMSGSDLVLGDHPFADRLRSLGLPKRPMMTVWMEHMRARFEPPRAL; from the coding sequence ATGGCTACCGCCGCGCGCGCACAAGATCCGACCGCGGCGCCGGTCGTCATCCAAGGCAAAGCCGTCCCCTTTCCTGTCGTCGTACGCGACGCCTGCTCGTCCGCGGCCACCTACGTCGTCGATGCACGTGCTGCGCGCGCCATGCTGCCGGGCGACGAGCTCGACGTGGTCGAGATCGCGCCGGCAAAGGCGCTGTTCAGCCTGGCCTGCATCGACTACCGCGACAACGATCTCGGCGACTACAACGAGGTCTCCTTCGCATTCTTCGTGCGCGAGAGGCGCGCCCCGCGCGGGATTCCGTACCTGGGAACGGTGCTGGACTTCCTGCGCAGCCGCGTCTCCACCTACATCGTCTGGCTGCCCGTGGATCAGGCGTTCACTCGCGAGGCGGGGGAAAAGATGTGGGGCTTCCCCAAGACCCTCGAAAGCATCGACTTCTCGCACGACGGCCCTCGCGCGGTGTGCACGCTGCGCAGCCAGGGCAAGCTCGTGCTGACGTATTCGGCGCCGCGGTCCGGCAAGCGCGAGCTGCCGGAGACGACGATGAGCACCTACACGCACCGGAGTGGCCGCGCCCACGCCACTCGCTTTGCGTCGAAGGCCAGCGGCGTCGGCTTCTCCATGAGCGGAAGCGACCTCGTGCTCGGCGATCACCCATTCGCCGACAGGCTGCGAAGCCTCGGGCTGCCCAAGCGCCCGATGATGACGGTGTGGATGGAGCACATGCGAGCGAGGTTCGAGCCGCCGCGCGCGCTCTAG
- a CDS encoding fructosamine kinase family protein yields MTPAVGHRIEQELSARIRSVRPLAGGCVADVQRLELSDGRSVVAKLAAAPGGSLDLEAWMLRYLAERSSLPVPRVLLGEPSVLVLEYIEHDGRGDAALHAAEVLAALHSIEADSFGLDRDTLIGSLPQPNPRTERWLDFFREHRLMHFGRAAVTKGRLDVDVLHRLERLAARLEQWLPEVSRPSLIHGDVWGGNVLVNDGRVAAFVDPAIYYADAEIELAFTTLFATFSSAFYRRYDELRPIRAGFFEERCPLYNLYPLLVHTILFGGSYARSVESTVRRFVG; encoded by the coding sequence ATGACCCCGGCCGTCGGGCATCGAATCGAGCAGGAGCTTTCGGCAAGGATCCGGAGCGTCCGCCCGCTGGCCGGTGGTTGCGTCGCCGACGTGCAGCGTCTCGAGCTCAGCGACGGCCGGAGTGTCGTCGCCAAGCTCGCTGCTGCGCCCGGCGGCTCTCTGGACCTCGAGGCGTGGATGCTGCGCTACCTCGCCGAGCGCAGCTCCCTTCCGGTTCCGCGGGTGCTGCTTGGCGAGCCGTCGGTGCTGGTCCTCGAGTACATCGAGCATGACGGGCGGGGCGACGCGGCCCTGCACGCGGCCGAAGTGCTCGCTGCCCTCCATTCCATCGAGGCCGACAGCTTCGGGCTGGACCGCGACACGCTCATCGGCTCGCTGCCGCAGCCCAACCCGCGGACCGAGCGCTGGCTCGACTTCTTCCGCGAGCACCGGCTCATGCATTTCGGCCGTGCAGCGGTGACGAAAGGACGCCTCGACGTCGACGTGCTGCACCGGCTCGAACGTCTGGCGGCGCGGCTGGAGCAATGGCTTCCCGAGGTCTCGCGGCCCAGCCTGATCCACGGCGACGTCTGGGGCGGCAACGTACTGGTGAACGATGGGCGGGTGGCCGCCTTCGTCGATCCTGCCATCTACTACGCCGACGCCGAGATCGAGCTGGCGTTCACGACGCTGTTCGCGACGTTCTCGTCCGCCTTCTATCGGCGTTACGACGAGCTTCGCCCGATCCGTGCCGGGTTCTTCGAGGAGCGATGTCCGCTCTACAACCTCTACCCGCTGCTCGTGCACACGATCCTTTTCGGCGGCAGCTACGCGCGCTCGGTGGAGTCGACGGTGCGGCGGTTCGTGGGGTAG
- a CDS encoding glutathione S-transferase N-terminal domain-containing protein produces the protein MIDLYYWPTPNGWKITIMLEECGLPYRLQYVNIGRGEQFTPEFLAISPNNRMPAIVDDDPIGGGPPISIFESGAILVYLADKTRNFLPTDARGRYEALQWLFWQVGGLGPMAGQCHHFRNYTPEPIDYAVHRYTDEVNRLYGVMDKRLADREFLAGDYSIADMAAWPWVIPWKRQGQVLDDFPNLRRWFDTIRARPAAAKGVAIGEELRQLAPSGPDEEARKVLFGQRARK, from the coding sequence CTGGAGGAGTGCGGCCTGCCCTATCGCCTCCAGTACGTGAACATCGGGCGCGGCGAGCAGTTCACGCCAGAATTCCTCGCCATCAGCCCCAACAACCGCATGCCGGCCATCGTCGACGACGATCCGATCGGCGGCGGGCCGCCCATCTCGATCTTCGAATCGGGTGCGATCCTGGTCTACCTCGCCGACAAGACCCGAAACTTCCTTCCCACCGATGCTCGCGGTCGTTACGAAGCGCTGCAGTGGCTGTTCTGGCAGGTCGGCGGCCTCGGACCAATGGCCGGCCAATGCCACCATTTCCGCAACTACACGCCCGAGCCGATCGACTACGCGGTCCATCGCTACACCGACGAGGTCAACCGACTCTACGGCGTGATGGACAAGCGCCTGGCCGACCGCGAGTTCCTGGCCGGCGACTACTCGATCGCCGACATGGCCGCGTGGCCGTGGGTCATTCCATGGAAGCGGCAGGGACAGGTGCTCGACGATTTCCCGAACCTGCGCCGCTGGTTCGACACGATACGGGCGCGTCCGGCTGCCGCCAAGGGCGTGGCCATCGGCGAGGAGCTGCGCCAGCTCGCGCCGAGCGGCCCCGACGAAGAGGCGCGCAAGGTCCTGTTCGGGCAGCGGGCACGCAAGTAG
- a CDS encoding low molecular weight protein-tyrosine-phosphatase, protein MVHVLFVCLGNICRSPTAEGVFRAQVREAGLEHAIHIESAGTHAYHVGEGADPRSVRAARYRGYDLSAHCARPVRERDFHDFDYIVAMDRDNLRSLHGMQAAAGGKARVALLSQFSPQVQFEEVPDPYSRAESGFELVLDIIEEGCRGLLEHIRSHDLPAGRSDS, encoded by the coding sequence ATGGTTCATGTCCTGTTCGTTTGCCTCGGCAACATCTGCAGATCGCCGACGGCCGAGGGAGTCTTTCGCGCGCAGGTGCGGGAGGCCGGCCTCGAGCACGCCATCCACATCGAGTCCGCCGGAACCCACGCCTATCACGTAGGCGAGGGTGCAGATCCCCGGTCGGTGCGCGCGGCACGCTATCGAGGATACGACCTCAGCGCCCACTGCGCCCGGCCCGTTCGCGAACGCGACTTTCACGACTTCGACTACATCGTGGCGATGGACAGGGACAATCTGCGCAGCCTGCACGGGATGCAGGCTGCTGCCGGCGGCAAGGCGCGTGTGGCGCTGCTCAGCCAATTCTCGCCGCAGGTGCAGTTCGAGGAGGTTCCCGATCCGTACAGCCGTGCCGAGTCGGGCTTCGAGCTGGTGCTGGACATCATCGAGGAAGGCTGTCGCGGACTGCTCGAGCACATCCGCAGCCACGACCTGCCCGCCGGCCGCAGCGATAGCTGA